One segment of Candidatus Micropelagos thuwalensis DNA contains the following:
- a CDS encoding ShlB/FhaC/HecB family hemolysin secretion/activation protein: MHKSIKVHLILLVSAILFPNKYADSQQIETPGEVYRELTPKIPDLRQSKKKESVFTKKDEEVKNNTLRFKLSGFDFIGNKVIDDNQLLRVTQKFLNKNVSFQELKSIIDLIEQKYDQAGWLVKISLPPQDITNGIVKLVILEGRVAELLLDPKSKNIKDYQVVIDYVFNQTRKRGSNLDAINRGLLLVNDLPGIDASASMRKGHRPGELGLMLKVNNRKKIKQTLSIDNTGSRSIGSERLIYQIKLGNVLNKKETSDLSLLKTEGLDYFGAELSFPLFRDGLSLGISASNLDYEVVTNDTNGIDRGIKGESSFYEINFKYPIIRKNEFNVNVKISHEIRKFDGFVSGQNTNKYKINTNVLSFYGNRYDDFIYGGESYFSLSYLNGDKRDKLTPLAREKSYSKIDFNFGRIQDFNNKISVIANVSGQYSGSEALDVSDFISMGGVDAVRAYPRGEGSGSKGFVSSLQLNYLIRQSLILSPFIDYGQVENKSQLNSKYDLSGAGLAVSFFGPYKSIFNITYARRFGDNPNRLINGNDQEGKLVKNRFWFSLRKTF, encoded by the coding sequence ATGCACAAAAGTATAAAGGTACATTTGATCTTATTGGTATCAGCTATATTATTCCCGAATAAATACGCTGATTCGCAGCAAATAGAAACTCCTGGTGAGGTTTACAGGGAATTAACCCCCAAAATACCTGATTTGCGTCAAAGCAAAAAGAAAGAGAGTGTTTTTACTAAAAAAGATGAAGAGGTTAAAAATAACACTCTAAGATTTAAACTATCAGGCTTTGATTTTATTGGTAATAAGGTGATTGACGACAATCAATTACTTAGAGTTACACAAAAATTTTTAAATAAAAATGTCAGTTTTCAAGAATTAAAATCAATAATTGATTTAATTGAACAAAAGTATGATCAAGCTGGTTGGCTTGTAAAAATTAGCCTCCCTCCTCAAGATATAACTAATGGTATTGTGAAATTAGTAATTCTTGAGGGAAGAGTTGCCGAATTACTATTGGATCCAAAGTCAAAAAATATTAAGGATTATCAAGTAGTTATAGATTATGTCTTTAATCAAACTAGAAAGCGTGGTTCTAATTTAGATGCGATCAACCGAGGCCTGTTGCTTGTTAATGATTTGCCAGGCATAGACGCTAGCGCGTCCATGCGGAAAGGTCATAGACCTGGTGAATTAGGATTAATGCTTAAGGTAAATAATAGAAAAAAAATTAAGCAAACTTTATCAATTGATAACACTGGTTCGAGATCAATAGGCTCAGAAAGACTAATATATCAGATTAAGTTAGGTAATGTATTAAATAAAAAAGAAACTTCCGACCTCAGTTTACTCAAGACTGAAGGTCTCGATTATTTTGGAGCCGAGTTATCATTTCCATTGTTTAGGGATGGCCTTTCATTGGGTATTAGCGCTTCTAACTTAGATTATGAGGTTGTTACTAATGACACTAATGGTATCGATAGGGGTATTAAAGGCGAAAGCAGTTTTTATGAAATAAATTTCAAATATCCTATCATTAGGAAAAACGAATTTAACGTGAACGTTAAAATTTCCCATGAAATAAGAAAATTTGACGGTTTTGTGTCTGGTCAAAACACCAATAAATATAAAATAAATACAAATGTTTTAAGTTTTTATGGGAATAGGTATGATGATTTTATCTATGGAGGGGAAAGTTATTTTAGTTTATCGTATTTAAATGGCGATAAACGAGACAAACTCACTCCCTTAGCAAGAGAAAAATCATATTCTAAAATTGATTTTAATTTTGGACGTATCCAAGATTTCAACAATAAAATCAGTGTTATAGCTAATGTTAGCGGTCAATATTCTGGCTCAGAAGCTTTAGATGTTTCAGATTTTATCTCAATGGGCGGTGTTGATGCTGTAAGGGCATATCCGAGGGGTGAGGGAAGTGGTTCAAAAGGCTTTGTGTCGTCACTTCAACTTAACTATTTAATAAGACAAAGTCTGATCCTCTCCCCATTTATAGATTATGGACAGGTTGAAAATAAATCACAATTAAACAGCAAATATGACCTAAGTGGCGCTGGTTTAGCAGTTAGCTTTTTTGGTCCCTATAAGAGTATTTTCAATATTACTTACGCAAGAAGGTTTGGTGACAATCCTAATAGATTAATAAACGGAAATGACCAAGAAGGTAAACTCGTTAAAAATAGATTTTGGTTTTCACTAAGGAAAACTTTTTAA